From Salvelinus namaycush isolate Seneca chromosome 2, SaNama_1.0, whole genome shotgun sequence, one genomic window encodes:
- the wnt4 gene encoding protein Wnt-4a: MDAVRRGAQLAIDECQFQFRNRRWNCSTLETMPVFGKIVTQGTREAAFVYAISAASVAFAVTRACSSGELEKCGCDRNVHGVSPEGFQWSGCSDNIAYGVAFSQSFIDVRERSKGQSPSKALMNLHNNEAGRKAILSHMRVECKCHGVSGSCEVKTCWKAMPPFRKVGNVIKEKFDGATEVEQRKVGTTKVLVPRNSQFKPHTDEDLVYLEPSPDFCDHDPRTPGMLGTAGRQCNRTSKAIDGCELMCCGRGFQTEEVEVVDRCSCKFHWCCYVKCKQCRKMVEMHTCR, translated from the exons ATGGATGCTGTTCGGCGTGGAGCACAGCTAGCAATAGACGAGTGCCAGTTTCAGTTCCGGAACCGCCGATGGAACTGCTCCACGCTGGAAACCATGCCTGTCTTTGGCAAGATTGTCACACAGG GCACTCGGGAGGCAGCCTTTGTGTATGCCATCTCAGCAGCCAGTGTGGCGTTCGCTGTGACCCGGGCCTGCAGCAGCGGAGAGCTGGAGAAATGTGGCTGCGACCGCAACGTCCATGGAGTCAGTCCGGAGG gGTTCCAGTGGTCAGGTTGTAGTGATAACATAGCATACGGAGTGGCCTTCTCTCAGTCCTTCATTGACGTAAGGGAGAGGAGTAAAGGACAGTCCCCCAGCAAAGCACTCATGAACCTACACAACAACGAGGCCGGGAGGAAG GCCATCCTGAGCCACATGCGTGTGGAGTGTAAGTGTCATGGCGTGTCAGGGTCCTGTGAGGTGAAGACCTGCTGGAAGGCCATGCCCCCATTCCGCAAGGTGGGCAACGTCATCAAGGAGAAGTTTGACGGCGCCACAGAGGTGGAGCAGCGCAAGGTGGGCACCACCAAGGTCCTGGTGCCACGGAACTCCCAGTTCAAACCTCACACAGACGAAGACCTGGTCTACCTGGAGCCCAGCCCTGACTTCTGTGACCACGACCCGCGCACACCAGGCATGCTGGGTACAGCGGGGCGGCAGTGTAACCGGACGTCGAAGGCCATCGATGGCTGTGAGCTGATGTGCTGCGGCCGGGGCTTCCAgacagaggaggtggaggtggtggacaggtgcagctgtaagttccactGGTGCTGCTACGTCAAGTGCAAACAGTGCCGCAAGATGGTGGAGATGCACACCTGCCGGTGA